The following proteins are encoded in a genomic region of Triticum dicoccoides isolate Atlit2015 ecotype Zavitan chromosome 1B, WEW_v2.0, whole genome shotgun sequence:
- the LOC119324831 gene encoding uncharacterized protein LOC119324831, producing MGGGSGDLSPTGIPASPSSSSSEPLPREFADYVPVSDGDSEGGCICDDPEVEALLYGSQFQHRSLREAKDLIRRYKPGYWIEGVGDTKAGDYLLPDTTTLLLVGPRGAGKSTLVNRITRVFDKDDDPFAPERAQVSYNSKSNGTSFVREYKVPRNSNGICICDTRSLSRNPEKDFKMLQRWMTKGISHGEMVTWDTDDDTKIKNLKSMGRQYSFLPCKTRKVNFVIFVVDGVSILTSIGSDKKGYMDMLRETFMNPFLSFGDDKPAVVVTHGDRLSFQQRSQVQNELAETLAIPPQQIFDIPGSDDYETDIAVLDMLRYCIQHAEQNFSMKLKNLVEMHGRETLAEMMARLMGLDAVMDATIVFLCAIALLLRVSDNLL from the exons ATGGGTGGCGGCAGCGGCGACCTCAGCCCCACCGGCATCCCCGCCTCCCCTTCTTCGTCCTCATCGGAGCCCCTTCCTCGAG AGTTTGCCGATTATGTGCCGGTCTCTGACGGCGACTCCGAAGGGGGCTGCATCTGCGACGACCCCGAGGTGGAGGCCCTTCTCTACGGCAGCCAATTTCAGCACCGGTCGCTGCGGGAGGCGAAAGACCTCATCAGGAG GTATAAGCCTGGGTACTGGATTGAAGGAGTTGGCGACACAAAAGCTGGGGATTATTTGTTGCCTGATACCACCACATTGTTATTGGTGGGTCCCAGAGGTGCTGGGAAAAGTACACTTGTGAACCGAATTACACGGGTCTTTGACAAAGATGACGATCCGTTTGCACCAGAGCGGGCGCAGGTTTCCT ACAATTCCAAATCAAATGGTACAAGCTTCGTCCGGGAGTACAAAGTTCCAAGAAATTCAAACGGTATATGTATTTGTGATACAAGAAGCTTGTCCAGAAACCCAGAAAAGGATTTCAAAATGCTGCAACGTTGGATGACGAAGGGAATTAGTCATGGGGAGATGGTGACGTG GGATACTGATGATGACACTAAGATTAAGAACCTCAAATCAATGGGGAGGCAATACAGTTTTTTGCCTTGCAAAACCAGGAAGGTCaactttgtgatatttgtggttgaTGGTGTTTCTATCCTAACATCAATTGGAAGTGATAAGAAAGGATACATGGATATGCTCCGCGAGACATTTATGAATCCATTCTTGTCTTTTGGAG ATGACAAGCCTGCTGTTGTGGTTACTCACGGGGATAGACTATCATTTCAACAGCGTTCCCAAGTTCAGAATGAGTTAGCAGAGACACTTGCCATTCCACCCCAACAAATTTTTGATATACCAG GTTCTGATGACTATGAAACTGATATAGCTGTGTTGGATATGTTGCGTTACTGTATCCAACATGCTGAGCAGAACTTCTCTATGAAACTGAAGAATCTTGTAGAG ATGCACGGGCGCGAAACCCTCGCAGAGATGATGGCGCGGTTGATGGGACTAGATGCAGTCATGGATGCCACCATTGTTTTCCTATGCGCCATAGCCCTTCTACTTCGTGTATCGGATAACTTACTGTAG